The following are encoded in a window of Chionomys nivalis chromosome X, mChiNiv1.1, whole genome shotgun sequence genomic DNA:
- the Rtl4 gene encoding retrotransposon Gag-like protein 4, with product MEKCTESPPTLKAETSLLKGDNLIVPSQIQHPTDDNPTLREQIVPVLNTPVMSVPYSGNHLPQFHGKPTSATGFLAQVTTYLTALKISNPADDARVKHFFDYLSQQMQSCDVVSESSQSNLLKQYENLLLELQQPFGEPMKQEITLPMNVKVDSRDKNQQDATAFQVLPQNLSYSETNQSNNFQKGQAEPTQDEEITDIMSNLPDLVTQCIQLDKKYKDRPELLQSESQVPMFSSTSNHHLSFLSPIGLQAKDEPKQIQGAQLPVTPAKRARQQESQLCLYCSQDGHFTRECLAKRSRTPARRKM from the coding sequence ATGGAAAAGTGCACAGAATCACCACCTACCTTAAAGGCAGAGACTTCCTTGTTGAAAGGAGATAATCTGATTGTGCCATCACAAATACAGCACCCAACTGATGATAATCCCACTTTAAGAGAGCAAATTGTGCCTGTCCTGAATACCCCAGTGATGTCTGTACCCTACTCAGGCAACCATCTCCCTCAATTTCATGGTAAGCCAACCAGTGCCACAGGGTTTCTTGCTCAGGTGACTACCTATTTGACAGCTCTCAAGATTTCCAATCCTGCAGATGATGCCCGAGTCAAGCACTTTTTTGACTACCTATCCCAGCAGATGCAAAGTTGTGATGTCGTTTCTGAGTCCAGCCAGAGTAATCTATTGAAACAATATGAAAACTTGCTTCTTGAGTTACAGCAGCCATTTGGTGAACCCATGAAACAAGAAATTACCCTGCCTATGAATGTCAAGGTTGACAGTAGAGACAAAAATCAGCAAGATGCTACTGCTTTCCAAGTTCTTCCTCAAAATCTGAGTTATAGTGAGACCAATCAGAGCAACAACTTCCAAAAGGGACAAGCTGAGCCCACCCAGGATGAGGAAATCACAGACATAATGAGCAATCTACCAGATTTGGTCACTCAGTGCATTCAGCTGgacaaaaaatacaaagacagGCCAGAACTCCTACAGTCAGAAAGTCAGGTTCCAATGTTTTCTTCCACAAGCAATCACCACCTATCCTTCCTCAGCCCCATAGGTCTACAAGCCAAGGATGAGCCCAAGCAAATTCAGGGAGCCCAactgcctgtcaccccagccaAGAGAGCCCGCCAGCAAGAAAGTCAGTTATGTCTCTATTGTAGCCAGGATGGTCATTTCACAAGAGAATGCCTTGCTAAACGTTCTCGAACTCCAGCAAGGAGAAAAATGTAG